A window of uncultured Litoreibacter sp. contains these coding sequences:
- a CDS encoding FliM/FliN family flagellar motor C-terminal domain-containing protein, giving the protein MPEEQAPGGAITNILDNVQVEVAVTVGCAHPTMGELARLSVDEVLTLDTNLDDPIALYVGKRLIAEGVLEEISNGGETGIGVRITRVPSQKDI; this is encoded by the coding sequence ATGCCTGAAGAGCAAGCCCCGGGTGGCGCAATTACAAACATTTTAGACAACGTTCAGGTTGAGGTAGCCGTAACTGTGGGATGCGCACATCCAACAATGGGGGAACTTGCCCGCCTAAGCGTCGACGAGGTGCTCACGCTGGACACCAATTTGGATGATCCGATAGCTCTTTATGTCGGAAAGAGGCTCATCGCGGAAGGCGTTCTGGAAGAAATCTCGAACGGCGGCGAAACCGGCATAGGGGTTCGGATTACGCGGGTC